A DNA window from Seriola aureovittata isolate HTS-2021-v1 ecotype China chromosome 8, ASM2101889v1, whole genome shotgun sequence contains the following coding sequences:
- the hopx gene encoding homeodomain-only protein, with the protein MASKSMEFLKLSEEQIKVLEDSFKGCKYPDGTTLMLVAAECGLSEEDTLKWFKLRNAQWRQAEGLPAELGSVLD; encoded by the exons ATGGCTTCTAAATCGATGGAGTTTCTGAAGCTGTCGGAGGAACAGATCAAAGTGCTGGAGGACAGTTTCAAAGGCTGCAAGTATCCGGACGGGACGACGCTCATGTTGGTCGCTGCGGAGTGCGGACTGTCAGAGGAGGACACACTA AAATGGTTCAAGCTACGTAACGCACAGTGGCGGCAGGCGGAGGGTCTTCCAGCTGAACTGGGCTCGGTGCTGGACTGA